GCGGCGGCCGGGACTCCCGCGGCGGAGGCCGTGGAAATCCCGAAGCAGCAGTCGGCGGAGGTGGCCGCGGACAGCGAGGCCGGCGAGGGCGCCCGTACGTAGTCACGCCACTGGAAGGTGACCCATGGGGTTCCTGGACAATCTGAAGGCCAAGCTCGCTCCGGCGAAGGAGAAGGTCGGCGACCTCGCGCAGCAGCACGAGGGCAAGATCGGCGAGGGCCTGGACAAGGTCGCCAAGGTCGTGGACTCCAAGACCCATGGCAAGTACAGCGATCGGATCACGACCGGCGCGGACAAGGCGAAGGACGCCCTGGGCAAGATCGCGCACAAGGACACTCCCGGCGGGCCGACACCGCCGGCCGGCTCCTGACGCGGTACCGCAAGGGGCGCGGGATCGGCTGATCCCGCGCCCCTTCGTCGTACGCGCCTACGCGCGCCCGGCCCTCAGGACCAGGCGGCCACGAAGTAGCCGACCCCGTACGGGGCGTCCTCGTACAGCAGCCGGCCGTCCAGGCCCGCACCCTCGGCCGCCCCGGCGAGCACCTGCCAGGGGGCCCGCCCGGCGGCCAGCAGCTCGGCGGCGAGTACGGGGTCCAGTGCGGCCAGCGCCCCGGTGTCGGCGGCGCCCAGGGCCCGCCCGGCGGCGGCGTCGAAGGCGGCGGCCCGCTCGTCCAAGTAGCCGGGGGCCTTCAGGGTCCGGCAGGCGCTGCCGTCCCCCATGACGAGCAGCGCGACGCGTTCGTCCCGCGCGGCGATCTCCCGGCCGGCCAGCAGGCACCGCCCGGGCTCCAGCGGCTCGCCTACGGCGAACCCCTCGACGGGGGCGGCGCCCCACCGTGCGCGGCGCAGCAGCCAGGCGCCGACGGCCAGGGAGGCGGGCAGCACGCGCGGCCCCTCCTCGCCGTCCCCGAGCTGGACCTCGGTGTCGACCCCGAAGCCGTGGAAGCTGCCCCGGGAGCCCGGGGGGTAGGCCCCGTGGTGGTCGGTGTCGGCGGGGCCGACCACGACCAGCAGGTCGGGCCGGGAGGCGGCGAGCACGGCGAGCGCGTCGGAGCAGGCGGTGCGGGCGTCGTCCAGTTCGGCGGCGGCGCCCGCGGCGACCTCCGGCACGAGGAGCGGCGGGGCGGGGCAGACGGCGGCGGCTACGAGCATGATCCGCAGCCTAGTGCTGTGACCGGAAAAGTTCACCGGGGCACGGCGCTCCCCCAGCTACCGCTGGGAGGTGCCCCCAGGCACGGCACCTCGCTGCGTTGTCGGACCGCGCAAGTACGTCCAGTACGAGCCGCGGCCCTCCGCCTTGCGATGCACCGCACCGGACACCGCGACCCTGCAAACCTTTCCGGCCACAGCACTAGCCGCCCCCGGCGGCCCGCGGTCAGTCGATCGCGCAGCCGGAGGCGGCCACCGGCAGCGGGGCCGGGACGCCGAGGGTCGGGATGCCGAGCATGACGCCCGCCGGCTGGGCCGGGGCGGCGTTGCGCTTCTCCCAGGCGTCGCCGGCACGGGTGCGGCGTACGGCCTGCGTGGGGCCCTCGGCCAGCAGGTGGTGCGGAGCCGCGTAGGTGATCTCCACGGTCACCACGTCACCCGGGCGGACCTCCTCGTCGGGCTTGGTGAAGTGCACCAGGCGGTTGTCGGGGGCGCGGCCGGACAGGCGGGCGGTGGCGCCGTCCTTGCGGCCCTCGCCCTCGGCGACCATGACCTCCAGGGTGCGGCCGACCTGCTTCTTGTTCTCCTCCCAGGAGATCTCCTCCTGGAGGGCGACCAGGCGCATGTAGCGGTCCTGGACGACCTCCTTGGGGATCTGCCCCTCCATGTCGGCGGCCGGGGTGCCGGGGCGCTTGGAGTACTGGAAGGTGAAGGCGTTCGCGAAGCGGGCCTCGCGGACCGCGTGCATCGTCTGCTGGAAGTCCTCCTCCGTCTCACCGGGGAAGCCCACGATGATGTCGGTGGAGATCGCGGCGTGCGGGATCGCGGCGCGGACCTTCTCGATGATGCCGAGGAAACGCTCCTGCCGGTACGAGCGGCGCATCGCCTTGAGGATCGGGTCCGATCCGGACTGCATGGGCATGTGCAGCTGCGGCATCACGTTCGGGGTCTCGGCCATCGCCGCGATCACGTCGTCGGTGAAGTCGCGCGGGTGCGGGGAGGTGAAGCGGACCCGCTCCAGGCCCTCGATCTGCCCGCAGGCGCGCAGCAGCTTGCTGAACGCCTCGCGGTCGCCGAGGTCCGATCCGTACGCGTTCACGTTCTGGCCGAGCAGGGTGATCTCGGAGACGCCCTCGGCGACCAGGGCCTCCACCTCGGCGAGGATGTCGCCCGGACGGCGGTCCTCCTCCTTGCCGCGCAGTGCCGGGACGATGCAGAAGGTGCAGGTGTTGTTGCAGCCGACGGAGATCGAGACCCAGGCGGCGTACGCGGACTCGCGGCGGGTCGGGAGCGTGGAGGGGAAGGCCTCCAGGGACTCGGCGATCTCGATCTGGGCCTCCTCCTGGACGCGGGCGCGCTCCAGCAGGACGGGCAGCTTGCCGATGTTGTGCGTACCGAAGACCACGTCGACCCAGGGGGCCTTCTTGACGATGGTGTCGCGGTCCTTCTGCGCGAGGCAGCCGCCGACGGCGATCTGCATGCCGGGGCGCTTCGTCTTCATCGGGGCGAGCCGGCCGAGGTTGCCGTACAGCTTGTTGTCGGCGTTCTCGCGGACGGCGCAGGTGTTGAAGACGACGACGTCGGCATCGCCGTCGGAGCCCTCGGGCGCGCGGACGTAGCCCGCGTCCTCCAGCAGACCGGAGAGTCGCTCGGAGTCGTGCACGTTCATCTGGCACCCGTAGGTGCGCACCTCGTAAGTTCCCTTAAGGTCCACTGCCGGGCTCCGGTCGCTGCTGCTGGTCATACGACAAGGGTAGGCGGTACCGGGGAGCCCTCCGGTCCCCCGTGCGGCCTGCCCGCGGGGAGGCGGCGGCCGAAGAGGGCGAGGAACGGTCCTGGGCCTGGCCGTGGGCCGGTGTGCCGGTGCCGTGGGACCGGTCGAGGCCCGGCCGGCGGCGCGGGGGCCGGGGCGGAACCGCCGTGACAGGACGGCGGGGCGGGTGGGAGGATCCGGGCATGCCCCTCGTACCTCCCCGCATCACCCGGCGCCGCCTCCTTCTGGGCCTGCTCGCCGTGCTGGTCGTGCTCGGGGGGCTGCTGTGGTGGCCCAAGCCCTTCGGGGAGCCGGAGCTCACCGGCGAGCTGACCTTCAGCACGGGGGTGCGTACCGGCGTCTACCACCGCTACGGCCAGCTGCTGGAGGAGGCCCTGGCGCAGGACATGCCCGAGGTGAAGGTCCGGCTGGAAACCAGCGAGGGCTCCCAGCAGAACCTCCAGCGGGTGGCCGCCGGCGAGGCGGACTTCACGGTGGCGACGGCGGACGCGGTCGCCAAGTACCGGGCCGACGGGAAGCAGGGCGCCGACCGGCTGCGCGGCTGCGCGCGGCTCTACGACGACTACGTACAGCTGGTGGTGCCCGCCGGGTCGCCGGTGCAGTCGGCCCGTGACCTGCGGGGCAAGCGGGTAGCGGTCGGCCAGGACGGTTCCGGGGTCCGGCTGATCTCGGACCGGCTGCTGACGGCGGCCAAGCTGAACCCGCTGAAGGACATCACCCCCGTCGCGATCGGCATCGACACCATGCCGGCGGAGCTGGAGGCGGGGCGGATCGACGCCTTCTTCTGGTCGGGCGGGCTCCCGACGAACGCCGTGCGCGAGCTGTCGGAACGCTTCGAGATCCGGCTCGTGCAGCTGGGCGACCTGGTGGAGCAGCTCCAGGGCAGCGGCAGCCCGGCGCGGTACTACCGCGCGGCGGTGATGCCGCAGGACGCGTACGCGCGGGCCCGCAACACCTCGGCGGTGGCCACGCTCGCCGTGCCGAACCTGCTGGTGACCCGTGAGGACACGGGCGCGGAGCTGACGGAGCGGTTCACCCGGACGGTGATCCTGAGCCGGGACCGGATCGGGCACCAGGTGCACGCCGCGCAGCTGGTGGACCTGCGGACGGCGATCTACACGGATCCGCTGGACCTGCACGAGGGGGCCGGGCGGTACTACCGCTCGGTCAAGCCGTAGCGGGGCCGGCCCCGGCGGGCAGCAGCATCATCGCGGCGGCGGCCGCGCCGATCAGCCCGGCATGGGTGCCGAGGGTGGCCGGGACGACCTGGAGGTCCTCGACGAAGGACAGGGTGGCGTACGAGGCCAGGTGCCGCCGGATCGGCTCGAAGAGGGTGTCTCCGCTGGCGGCGACCCCGCCCCCGATGACGGCGATGTCGGTCTCGACGAGGGTGGCGGTGGCCGCGATGGCCGCGGCCAGGGCGCGCCCGGCACGGTCGAAGGCGGCCAGCGCCACCGGGTCGCCGGCTTCGGCGGAGGCGGCGACGCCCGCCGCCGTGGGGTCGGGGCCGGTCCAGCCCTGGGCGAGGGCCCAGCGGGCGATGGCGGTGCCGGAGGCGAGGGATTCGACGCAGCCGTGGCCTCCGCAGGCGCAGCGCTCACCGTCGAACGCGACGCTGATGTGGCCGATGTGACCGGCGTTGCCGGTGGGGCCGGCGTGGAGCTGGTTGTTCAGGATCAGACCACCGCCCACCCCGGTGGAGACCACCATGCACAGGGCGTTCGCGTGCCCCCGGGCGGCGCCCAGCCAGTGCTCGGCGGCCGTCATGGCCACGCCGTCGCCGGCCAGGACGGTCGGGATCCGGGCCCCGCGGGCGCTCAGCTCGGCGGCGACCCGCTCCTGGACGGGGAAACCGCGCCAGGCGCCGATGTTGACCGGGCTCACGGTGCCCCGCGAGGTGTCCACCGGGCCGGCGCTGCCGATGCCGCAGCGGACGGCCTGCGCCCACAGGGGGGCCTGCGACAGCTCCGCGACGACCTCGCCGACCGCCGCCATGACCCCCTCGGCGTCCGTCCCGCGCGGGGTCGGGCGCCGGGTGACCGCCGTCATCTCGCCGTCAGGGTGGACCAGCGCCCCGGCGATCTTCGTGCCGCCGATGTCGATCGCCACGGTCGGACCGGTCACGGTGGCCGCAGCGGCGGTGCGCGGCGTGGGGAAGGCTGAGGTGGGGGTGGTCACGGTGGCGCTCCTGCGAAGGGGACGGATTTCAGTATGCGGCCGGCGGCGGGGCCGTACTCTCGCGGGGTTCCAGCCGCGGCAGCTCGCTCTCCCGGGCCCGGGGCGGGCCGCCGGCGAGGAGGGCGAGGAGTTCCTCGGCCGCGAGCCGGCCGAATCCGGCGGTGTCGCGGACGAGGGCGGTCAGCCGGGGGTGGGTGACCCGGCACAGGGCCGAGTCGTCCCAGGCCACGATCGAGAGCCGGTCCGGCACCGGAATGCCCAGCCCGGCGGCGACCGCGCTGCCGGCCACCGCCATCACGTCGTTGTCGTAGACGAGGGCGGTGGGCGGCCGTGGCTCGGCGAGGACCCGGCGGGTGGCGGCGGCGCCCTCGGTGTCGGAGTAGTCGGTGGGCACCGAGCGCACCTGGCCGTCGGGGAGCCCGAGCCGGCGGGCCTCGGCGCGCAGCGAGGCGATGCGGCGGGCGGTGTGGGCGAGGCCGGGCAGGCCGGCGATGTGCACGATCCGGCGGTGGCCGAGCCCGTGGAGGTGCGCCAGCACCTCGGCCATGGCCCGGGCGTCATCGGCCCACACCGAGGACAGGGGCGGCGCCGCCGAAACCACCGGGGCCTGCGGGGACACCAGGGCCTGCGAAGGCCCCAGCGCCTGCGCGGGGTCTGGCGCCTGCGGGGGCACCAAGGCCCGCGAGGACTCCGGGGCCTGCGCGGGCACCGACTGCCGGGCGGGCACCACCGGCTCGCCCGATCCGCCGACGAACACGGCCGGGAGGCCGAGCCGGGCGAGGAGTTCCGGGCGGGGGTCACTCGTACGGGGGTCGACGACGAGGACGCCGTCCACGCGCCGTTCCGCCCACCAGCGGCGGTGGACGGCGCATTCGGCGTCGATGTCCTCCACCACCTGGAAGAGCAGGGCGGTCCGGCCGGCCGAGAGCACCTCCTGGATGCCGGAGACGAGCCGGAGGAAGAAGGATTCGACGCCGAGGGTGTGCGCGGGCCGGGCCAGGACCAGCCCGACGGCGCCGGAGCGTTCGCCGGACAGGGCGCGGGCGGCGCTGTTGGGCTGCCAGCCCAGTTCCTCGGCGACCCGGCGGACCCGGGCGCGGGTGTCCTCGGAGACGCCCGGCCGGCCGTTGAGGGCGAAGGAGACGGCGCTCTCCGACACCCCGGCCCGGCGGGCGATGTCCTTGATGGTGGGTCTGCGGGCCATGTCTGCCTCATCCCTCGGTGACGTGGACTGCGCTGGGGCGGACCGTACGCGATCCGGCCCCGGCGGCCTCCCACCGCCCACGACCCTTCTGCCCACATCCCTTCCGCCCACCGCACCGAAGCGCATGAGTGCCACCCGTCGACATCCGGACGTCCGGCGATCGAGGCCTGTTGACTGCGTCCCGGACGGCCCGGCAGGTTATGGGCGTCCGGCGCATTCCCCCCTGAACTCCGGGACCCTCCATGCTCCGCGCCCCCCGCACCCTGCGTTTCGGCGTGAACTACACCCCGGCCCGGGGCTGGTTCCACCACTGGCTGGACTTCGACCTCGCCGAGGCCGGGGCCGACCTCGACTCGATCGCCGCGCTCGGACTGGACCACGTCCGGGTGTTCCCGCTGTGGCCGCTCTTCCAGCCCAACCGCACCCTGATCCGGCCGCGGGCCGTCGAGCAGCTCGTCGCGCTCGCCGACGCGGCCGCCGAACGCGGACTCGACGTCGCGGTGGACGGCCTGCAAGGGCACCTGTCCAGCTTCGACTTCCTGCCCGCCTGGACCCGGACCTGGCACCGGAGGAACCTCTTCACCGACCCGGACGTGGTGGCCGGGCAGGAGGAGTACCTGCGCACCCTGGCCGGCGCCCTCGCCGACCGGCCGAACTTCCTGGGCATGACGGTGGGCAACGAGATCAACCAGTTCTCCGGCCCCCCGCACCCCGACCCCGACCGGATCACCCGGGAGCAGGCGGACCGCTGGCTGGAGCGGATACTCGCCGCCTGCGAGCGGGGCGCGCCGGGGCGCTTCCACCTGCACGCCGAGTACGACGCCGCCTGGTACCAGGACGGGCACCCGTTCACCCCGGCCCAGGCGGCCCGGCTGGGCGCGGCCACCGCCGTGCACTCGTGGGTGTTCAACGGCACCGCGCAGCGCCACGGCCGCACCGGGACGGCGACCGAGCACCACGCCGCCTACCTGATCGAGCTGTCCAAGGCGTGGGCGCCGGACCCCTGGCGCCCGGTGTGGCTCCAGGAGGTGGGGGCGCCGGCGCCGCTGATCCCGCCCGAGCACGCGGCGGAGTTCACCGAGGCCACCTTGGCGGGGGCGCTGGACTGCCCGGGCCTGTGGGGGGTGACCTGGTGGTGTTCGCACGACGTGTCCCGGGAGCTGGCGGACTTCCCGGAGCTGGAGTACGGCCTCGGCCTGCTCACCAACGACCGCCGGACCAAGCCGGCCGGCGCCGCCGTCGCCCGGATCGCCGGGGCCTGGCGGGGCCGCGAGCACCGTCCGGCCGTACGGTCCACCGCGCTCGCCGTGGACGTGGGCGGAGCGGAGGAGGCCCCGGGGCGGTCGGTGTGCGCGCCGGGCGGCGCCTTCTTCGAAGCCTGGGCCGCGCTGACGGCGCAGGGGGTGCGGCCGGCGGTGGTGCTGGCGGAGCACGCCGAGGACGCGGCGCGGCTGTCGGCACGCGGCATCACGAAGGTGCTCCGCGTCCCGGACGTCCGGTGACCCCGCGTACCCGGCCGGGGTCGGGGACGGGGTGGGGTGTCGTCCGGGACTAAAACGAGATGAATTCGGTGCAAACCACCGCCCGTCAATCCCCCGTCAATCCAACACCACCCTCAGGCGCCGAACATCGAAGCCCGTCCCGGACGACACCCCACCCCGTCCCCGACCCCGGCCCACCCGCCCGCACCCCACACGCCCCGAGGAGCCCCGATGCCCGAGTCCGGCCACGGCGCCGACCCGCGTACCTCCGCCACCCCCCGGCCGCCGGCCCGTCGCGCGGTGCTGGCCGCCGGGGCCGTCGGGGCGGGGGGCGCCCTGCTGGGCGCCACCACCGCGCGGGCAGCCGCTCCCGGGCCCCCGCCCGGCCTGGCCCCGTACGCCTCCTACTGGTTCCCGGACTCCCTCCCCCCGGGCGCCCCGGGCCCGGGCGTCGTGTGGCGCTCCCTCGCCCGCTGGACCCCGGAGTCGGACCCGGACCTGGCCCACAACACGGCGACGGTACCGCTCGCCCCGCGGTTCACCCCGGTGCCGGCGCACCGCGGGGCCCGCACGGACCAGGCGCGGATCGCCGCGCTCGTCTCCTTCGGGCCGACCGCCCTGAACCCCTCCCAGGGTTCGGCGACCGCCGACGCCTACGCCCTGACGCACTGGGCGTACCTGGACGAGCTGGTCTTCTGGGGCGGCTCCGCCGGCGAGGGCCTCGTGCTCGCCCCGAACGCGCCCGTGGTCGACGCCGCCCACCGCAACGGCGTCCGGGTGCTGGGCAACGTCTTCCTGCCGCCCGTCCCCTACGGCGGTGACCTCCAGTGGACGCGGGACCTGGTGCGCAGGGAGGCCGACGGCCGGTTCCCGATAGCGGAGCAGCTGGTCCGGGTGGCGCTGGCGTACGGCTTCGACGGCTGGTTCGTCAACGCCGAGACGGACGGCGGGGACAGCGCCCTCGCCTCCCGGATGCGGGGGTTCCTGCGCGCGCTGCGGGCGGCCGGCGCACCGCACGGCCTGCGCATCACCTGGTACGACGCCATGAACAGCACGGGGAAGGTCGGCTGGCAGGGCGCCCTCAACGCGCTCAACCAGGAGTTCTTCGAGGACCGCTCGGGCAGGGTCGCGGACACGGTGTTCGTGGACTTCCGCTGGACGCCGCCGACGCTCGCCGACTCGGGCGCGCTCGCCGGCCGGCTCGGCCGCAGCCGCCACGAGCTGTGGGCGGCGGTGGACGTGGAGTCCAACGGCTGGAACTCCGCCGTCCGTTGGGACGCGATCGTGCCGCGTGAGCGCGACCACGTGGTCAGCCTCGGCTTCTACCGGCCGGAGTGGACCCGCAATCACCTCACGGACCGCTCCCCCGGCGCCTTCCACCGCGCCGACGACCGCTTCTGGACGGGCGAGTCCCTGGACCCGGCCCGGCCCGCGCCCGCGCCCGAATCCGGCTGGCGGGCCCCGGCCACCTTCGTCGCCGACCGCTCCACCGTCACCGGGCTCCCCTTCGGCTGCTCCTTCAACACCGGTCACGGGCTGCGCTGGTACGAGGAGGGGTCGGTCACCTCGGAGGAGCCCTGGAACCACCTCGCGCTCCAGGACCGGCTCCCGGGCCGGCGCTGGGTGGTGGACACCTCCGGGGCGCGGCCGTCGGTGACCCTGGACTTCGCGGACGCCTGGCGCGGGGGCTCGAGCCTGCTGGTGGCGGGCCCGGTGACCGCGCCCGTGGCGATCGGGCTGCACGCCACCCGGCTGCCGCTGACCGGCTCGGCCGTGGCGGAGCTGGTCCACGCGAGCGGGGCGGGCCCGGTGAGCGTCGAGCTCGGGGTCGCGGTCCGCGAGCCGTCCGCCCCCGGTGCTGCGGTGCCGTACACCTGGCTGGCGGCCGGGACGGCGGGCGCCGGCCGGGGCTGGCGGACCTCCCGCGTCCCCCTCGCGCACCTGGCCGGGAGAACCGCGTACGCCCTTGCCGTACGGATCACCGCGCGGGGGAAGGAGCCGGTGTCCTGGCGGCTCGGGGCCCTGACGATACGCGACACCGCCGCGCGGCGGCCGCCGGCCCCGCCCGCCCACCTCGGGGTGGGCGCCTGCGCCCGGCAGGGCGACCGGGCGGAGCTCCGCCTGCGCTGGGACCGGGCAGCCGGGCCGGTCCGGCACTACGAGCTCCACCGCCTCCTCCCGGACGGCACCCGCCGCTTCCTGGCCGGCACCTGCGCCGCCGCCCTCCACCTGCCCTCCGTCGTCCGCGCCGGCCGGGAGCGGGCGGCGGTCTTCGAGCTGCGGACGGTGGACGAGCCGTACGCCGTCTCCGCCCCGGCCCGCACCGAGCTTCCCTGGGTCTAGGGGGTGTCCGGCGGATCAGGCCCGGGCCCGGCCATGATCCGCCGGACACCCCCTAAACCGTGTGGGGGTCGGTGCGGGGTACGGCCACCGTGACCCGGAGGCCGTGCGGCGGGTTCGTCTCGTAGGAGAGGGATCCGCCGCCCGCGGCGAGCAGGGCGCGGGAGATGGACAGGCCGAGCCCGGAGCCCTTCACGTTCTGGTGGCGGCCGCTGCGCCAGAAGCGGTCGCCGACGCGCAGCAGTTCCTCCTCGGTCAGGCCGGGTCCCCGGTCGGCGACGACGACGAGCGCGCTGCGGCCC
The Streptomyces sp. NBC_00091 genome window above contains:
- a CDS encoding LacI family DNA-binding transcriptional regulator; translation: MARRPTIKDIARRAGVSESAVSFALNGRPGVSEDTRARVRRVAEELGWQPNSAARALSGERSGAVGLVLARPAHTLGVESFFLRLVSGIQEVLSAGRTALLFQVVEDIDAECAVHRRWWAERRVDGVLVVDPRTSDPRPELLARLGLPAVFVGGSGEPVVPARQSVPAQAPESSRALVPPQAPDPAQALGPSQALVSPQAPVVSAAPPLSSVWADDARAMAEVLAHLHGLGHRRIVHIAGLPGLAHTARRIASLRAEARRLGLPDGQVRSVPTDYSDTEGAAATRRVLAEPRPPTALVYDNDVMAVAGSAVAAGLGIPVPDRLSIVAWDDSALCRVTHPRLTALVRDTAGFGRLAAEELLALLAGGPPRARESELPRLEPRESTAPPPAAY
- a CDS encoding antitoxin, producing the protein MGFLDNLKAKLAPAKEKVGDLAQQHEGKIGEGLDKVAKVVDSKTHGKYSDRITTGADKAKDALGKIAHKDTPGGPTPPAGS
- a CDS encoding endo-beta-N-acetylglucosaminidase, whose product is MPESGHGADPRTSATPRPPARRAVLAAGAVGAGGALLGATTARAAAPGPPPGLAPYASYWFPDSLPPGAPGPGVVWRSLARWTPESDPDLAHNTATVPLAPRFTPVPAHRGARTDQARIAALVSFGPTALNPSQGSATADAYALTHWAYLDELVFWGGSAGEGLVLAPNAPVVDAAHRNGVRVLGNVFLPPVPYGGDLQWTRDLVRREADGRFPIAEQLVRVALAYGFDGWFVNAETDGGDSALASRMRGFLRALRAAGAPHGLRITWYDAMNSTGKVGWQGALNALNQEFFEDRSGRVADTVFVDFRWTPPTLADSGALAGRLGRSRHELWAAVDVESNGWNSAVRWDAIVPRERDHVVSLGFYRPEWTRNHLTDRSPGAFHRADDRFWTGESLDPARPAPAPESGWRAPATFVADRSTVTGLPFGCSFNTGHGLRWYEEGSVTSEEPWNHLALQDRLPGRRWVVDTSGARPSVTLDFADAWRGGSSLLVAGPVTAPVAIGLHATRLPLTGSAVAELVHASGAGPVSVELGVAVREPSAPGAAVPYTWLAAGTAGAGRGWRTSRVPLAHLAGRTAYALAVRITARGKEPVSWRLGALTIRDTAARRPPAPPAHLGVGACARQGDRAELRLRWDRAAGPVRHYELHRLLPDGTRRFLAGTCAAALHLPSVVRAGRERAAVFELRTVDEPYAVSAPARTELPWV
- the miaB gene encoding tRNA (N6-isopentenyl adenosine(37)-C2)-methylthiotransferase MiaB, with the translated sequence MTSSSDRSPAVDLKGTYEVRTYGCQMNVHDSERLSGLLEDAGYVRAPEGSDGDADVVVFNTCAVRENADNKLYGNLGRLAPMKTKRPGMQIAVGGCLAQKDRDTIVKKAPWVDVVFGTHNIGKLPVLLERARVQEEAQIEIAESLEAFPSTLPTRRESAYAAWVSISVGCNNTCTFCIVPALRGKEEDRRPGDILAEVEALVAEGVSEITLLGQNVNAYGSDLGDREAFSKLLRACGQIEGLERVRFTSPHPRDFTDDVIAAMAETPNVMPQLHMPMQSGSDPILKAMRRSYRQERFLGIIEKVRAAIPHAAISTDIIVGFPGETEEDFQQTMHAVREARFANAFTFQYSKRPGTPAADMEGQIPKEVVQDRYMRLVALQEEISWEENKKQVGRTLEVMVAEGEGRKDGATARLSGRAPDNRLVHFTKPDEEVRPGDVVTVEITYAAPHHLLAEGPTQAVRRTRAGDAWEKRNAAPAQPAGVMLGIPTLGVPAPLPVAASGCAID
- a CDS encoding class III extradiol dioxygenase subunit B-like domain-containing protein, with translation MLVAAAVCPAPPLLVPEVAAGAAAELDDARTACSDALAVLAASRPDLLVVVGPADTDHHGAYPPGSRGSFHGFGVDTEVQLGDGEEGPRVLPASLAVGAWLLRRARWGAAPVEGFAVGEPLEPGRCLLAGREIAARDERVALLVMGDGSACRTLKAPGYLDERAAAFDAAAGRALGAADTGALAALDPVLAAELLAAGRAPWQVLAGAAEGAGLDGRLLYEDAPYGVGYFVAAWS
- a CDS encoding glycosyl hydrolase; protein product: MLRAPRTLRFGVNYTPARGWFHHWLDFDLAEAGADLDSIAALGLDHVRVFPLWPLFQPNRTLIRPRAVEQLVALADAAAERGLDVAVDGLQGHLSSFDFLPAWTRTWHRRNLFTDPDVVAGQEEYLRTLAGALADRPNFLGMTVGNEINQFSGPPHPDPDRITREQADRWLERILAACERGAPGRFHLHAEYDAAWYQDGHPFTPAQAARLGAATAVHSWVFNGTAQRHGRTGTATEHHAAYLIELSKAWAPDPWRPVWLQEVGAPAPLIPPEHAAEFTEATLAGALDCPGLWGVTWWCSHDVSRELADFPELEYGLGLLTNDRRTKPAGAAVARIAGAWRGREHRPAVRSTALAVDVGGAEEAPGRSVCAPGGAFFEAWAALTAQGVRPAVVLAEHAEDAARLSARGITKVLRVPDVR
- a CDS encoding ROK family protein, translating into MTGPTVAIDIGGTKIAGALVHPDGEMTAVTRRPTPRGTDAEGVMAAVGEVVAELSQAPLWAQAVRCGIGSAGPVDTSRGTVSPVNIGAWRGFPVQERVAAELSARGARIPTVLAGDGVAMTAAEHWLGAARGHANALCMVVSTGVGGGLILNNQLHAGPTGNAGHIGHISVAFDGERCACGGHGCVESLASGTAIARWALAQGWTGPDPTAAGVAASAEAGDPVALAAFDRAGRALAAAIAATATLVETDIAVIGGGVAASGDTLFEPIRRHLASYATLSFVEDLQVVPATLGTHAGLIGAAAAAMMLLPAGAGPATA
- a CDS encoding TAXI family TRAP transporter solute-binding subunit — encoded protein: MPLVPPRITRRRLLLGLLAVLVVLGGLLWWPKPFGEPELTGELTFSTGVRTGVYHRYGQLLEEALAQDMPEVKVRLETSEGSQQNLQRVAAGEADFTVATADAVAKYRADGKQGADRLRGCARLYDDYVQLVVPAGSPVQSARDLRGKRVAVGQDGSGVRLISDRLLTAAKLNPLKDITPVAIGIDTMPAELEAGRIDAFFWSGGLPTNAVRELSERFEIRLVQLGDLVEQLQGSGSPARYYRAAVMPQDAYARARNTSAVATLAVPNLLVTREDTGAELTERFTRTVILSRDRIGHQVHAAQLVDLRTAIYTDPLDLHEGAGRYYRSVKP